A DNA window from Patagioenas fasciata isolate bPatFas1 chromosome 1, bPatFas1.hap1, whole genome shotgun sequence contains the following coding sequences:
- the LOC136104073 gene encoding potassium voltage-gated channel subfamily A member 6: protein MRAEEPLALAGPRAGGGEAEGEAPGEERSGGSCCSSERLVINISGLRFETQLRTLSIFPDTLLGDPSRRVRYFDPLRNEYFFDRNRPSFDAILYYYQSGGRLRRPVHVPLDIFLEEIRFYQLGQEAIETFREDEGFIQEEEKPLPQHHFQRQVWLLFEYPESSGPARAIAIVSVLVILISIVIFCLETLPEFRQEPKGTQPGFGEVAPPGDEALLLPPPPPPSGTPPPLRPAAGAGPFFTDPFFLIETLCIIWFSFELLVRFFACPSKPEFSRNIMNIIDIVAIIPYFITLGTELAQQQQQKQQPGGSSNGGQQQAMSLAILRVIRLVRVFRIFKLSRHSKGLQILGKTLQASMRELGLLIFFLFIGVILFSSAVYFAETDDPDSLFTSIPDAFWWAVVSMTTVGYGDMYPMTIGGKIVGSLCAIAGVLTIALPVPVIVSNFNYFYHRETDHEEQCQYTHVTCGQQQSPFSEPKKGDSNQSLSKSEFLEAEDLESMKYSNFIPPNNQGYKEKKMLTEV from the coding sequence ATGCGGGCGGAGGAGCCGCTGGCGCTGGCGGGCCCGCGGGCGGGAGGCGGCGAGGCGGAGGGGGAGGCTCCGGGCGAGGAGCGGAGCggcggcagctgctgcagcagcgagCGGTTGGTGATCAACATCTCGGGGCTGCGTTTCGAGACCCAGCTACGGACCCTCTCCATCTTCCCCGACACGCTGCTGGGTGACCCCAGCCGCCGGGTGCGCTACTTCGACCCGCTCCGCAACGAGTACTTCTTCGACCGCAACCGGCCCAGCTTCGACGCCATCCTCTACTACTACCAGTCCGGGGGGCGGCTCCGCCGGCCGGTCCATGTGCCCCTCGACATCTTCCTGGAGGAGATCCGCTTCTACCAGCTGGGTCAGGAGGCCATCGAGACCTTCCGGGAGGACGAGGGCTTCATTCAAGAGGAGGAAAAGCCCTTGCCCCAGCACCACTTCCAGCGCCAGGTCTGGCTGCTATTTGAGTATCCTGAGAGTTCGGGGCCGGCCCGGGCCATCGCCATCGTCTCCGTGCTGGTCATCCTCATCTCCATTGTCATCTTCTGCCTGGAGACCCTGCCTGAGTTTCGCCAGGAGCCCAAGGGCACCCAACCCGGCTTTGGGGAGGTGGCACCGCCCGGTGATGaggcgctgctgctgccaccaccacccccGCCGAGTGGGACTCCACCACCCCTGCGCCCCGCTGCTGGTGCTGGCCCCTTCTTCACTGACCCCTTCTTCCTCATCGAGACTCTGTGCATCATCTGGTTCTCCTTTGAGCTCCTTGTCCGCTTCTTTGCCTGCCCCAGCAAGCCTGAGTTCTCCCGCAACATCATGAACATCATTGACATCGTGGCCATCATCCCCTACTTCATCACTCTGggcactgagctggcccaacagcagcaacaaaagcAGCAGCCCGGCGGCAGCAGCAATGGGGGCCAGCAGCAAGCCATGTCCCTGGCCATCCTCAGAGTCATCCGCCTGGTCAGAGTCTTCAGGATCTTCAAGCTCTCCAGGCACTCCAAGGGGCTACAGATCTTGGGGAAGACTCTCCAGGCCAGCATGAGGGAGCTGGGCCTTctcatcttcttcctcttcatcggGGTGATCCTCTTCTCCAGTGCTGTCTACTTTGCAGAGACTGATGACCCTGACTCCCTCTTCACCAGCATCCCTGATGCTTTTTGGTGGGCAGTGGTGTCCATGACCACTGTGGGCTATGGGGACATGTATCCTATGACAATTGGTGGCAAGATTGTTGGTTCCTTGTGTGCCATCGCAGGTGTGCTCACCATtgccctccctgtccctgtcatCGTGTCCAACTTCAACTACTTCTACCACCGAGAGACTGATCATGAAGAGCAGTGCCAGTACACCCATGTCACCTGTGGCCAGCAGCAGTCACCCTTCTCTGAGCCCAAGAAGGGGGACAGTAATCAGTCTCTCAGCAAATCTGAATTCCTGGAAGCAGAAGACCTGGAGTCCATGAAATATTCCAACTTCATTCCTCCCAACAACCAGGGttataaagagaagaaaatgctgaCGGAGGTGTGA